The nucleotide sequence CTTTAACAGTTTGCATAAACTTTTGCAATTTGATACCACGGCAATTGGAACTGAGAAACAAACATCAAGAAAACTCTTGTCGCAGAAACAAACCCAGCACTTGCTGCGTTCTGCTGTTCAAAGCTGAAGGTGTCTCAACAATTAGAAAGTCTGACTTTGCTACACGTGAGAACTACTTAACAAGAAACTTTGACACAAAATACTCGGATAAGAAGTAAGAACGCTGCACAAGAATCCGGATAACCCGAAAAATGAATCCACACTTTCGCATTAGGAGAGAAGTCAACAGTTGCATGTCAACAGGACTAGTCCTGTCACTTCAGATAACACTAAACTTCAAGTTTTGTTAACTGTCCAAGCTTCTCCAGCTTCACAACGCATAGAATCCGAACTTGGAGTCGTACTAACTACACATCAGACACAAGCAGTCGCTTTGGCAACACATTCCCACTGGGATTTGCCATCACAGTGACGTGATCACGCCCGTTACTATTCCCTGCTATCACTTTGGTTGGACTGCCACCACTCGCATTCTCCAAGCCTGCAGCGGATGTTGCAGCTTTGTGGTGACACTCTGCCGCATGTGTCGAGTGCGTGTCCGTGGAATGGGGTATGCAGGAACTAATATCGCTGGTTTTGTTTGCACCAGACACAACATCTACAGGGTTTTGGGACACAGTTTTTTTCACTTGTGGTTTTCTAGAAGTTGCTTTGCCAGCAGAGTCTCTGCGCCGATTACTACGCCATATGTCTGCAGAATCTGCGGCCATCGTTTGCACAGGTTTGTTCACGTCCTCTGTGAGACTGTTCACGGACTCTTTCTGTCGATGTCTACTTTCGTCGATGGTTTGCGAGGATCCAGCAGTGGAGTCTTTGCTCGGTGCCTTAAGGTTTCCACCTCCCCATACACCACGGGAAGAGCGGGAACCTTTAGGTCTAGCACGTGTTTTATTGACAGGTTTCTTCTTGCACGGCTTTGTCTCGTCCTCAAACCTTACTCCCGCACTCGCTCCGCGCCTCGATTTCTTGCGAGAATTGACCCGGTTTCCATTCTGTCCAGAGTTCTGACGAGGGCTGTCTGATCGCGCTTCTGCTGGCGTGTCTGTCAAGCTGGTGTCAAGGTTACAAGAGTCGCTAGGCAGGTCCAGACACACGCCTGCCTGCCCGTTCTCCTCCGGTTGGGGCGAGGAGGAGCGCGAGTGACTACTGTGGGGGCTTCGTTGTCCTGGTATAAGGCTATCGTCGGCTGTGGACCTCCCGCTCACGCTGCGGGCAGGGTCGTGGTGCAACTTGCGGCGGTCCGAAGAGCGGCTGTCCCTAAACACAAGCGAGACACGTGGAAGGTGTTTGGAACGTTCACGGCGTAGCTGACGAGGAGATTGACCCCCCTCACCTCCTTCTGCCCCTCCTTCTTCTACATCGCTGGAGTCTGAATCGTCAGGAGTGGTGCTGGTCGCGAGCGTCGTGTTAGCACCGTGTGTGTGACTCTGGTCCTGATCAGCAGCTGATCGTGATCCTCgcacgaccttgacctcagcCCCGGCCACCAGCACCTGGTTGTGCCGCTTGGAGCCGGAGGTGAGGGTGTGGAAGGCTTGGATGGCCACGCGGTTGACGGCCTGCCGCTCCTGCTCGATGAGCTTGGAGGGGATGCCCTGCAGGTAGCTCTCCAGGGCCATCTCCTCCTCCATCTCGCGCCGCTCGGTCTGCAGGTACTTGATGATCATCACCACGATGCCCAGCGAGTAGAAGACCAGCACGGCCGTGATGTACATGACCGCCCCGAAGTCCGTGTCCTCCTCCTCGTCCCCCGCCACCTCCGTGCTGGATATATCCGCTGCGGTCAGCCCCGTGGGGCCGGTGGCCGTCACGGTCCAGTTGCTGGCGTCGTTGCCAAGGTGACCGGCCTCCTGGCAGTGGCGGtggaggagggagaggaagTGGGGGGAGAGGGTGCTGgtgatgttgttgctgttgtaggCGTCACCGGCAGACATGATGGCGTTGAAGTACTGCCGTTTCTGTGGTGCAGGTGGTCAGTTCCAGTCGTTGTTGGTGCCGATGCTGATGGTGCGCTCGTCGTCGTCTGCGGCGTTGCATCAGCTGAAAGGCGCTGCGGGGTTGTCTAGATGCCAACGAGAATAAAAATTCTTCGCTTTTTCGAGATGCGGCATGAAAGTCTACACAAGTGTTACTTCTTACGCGGAACTTCTTTCCGCAGCCTGAAAGGCTTCCAGCGATGGAATCACCCGAAACGCATCCGCTTAGTTCACTGCATGGGATGCAGGCGTGATTAGCCTTCAAGAGTTCAATTCTTCCTAACTTGCAGAGCAATTTGTTTTTGGGAAAATCTTCTTCGCAAATGTCACATTTCATTGTTGTTGCGCACACAGTGACATTAATCACTTTGAGCAGGAATTGAAAAGAGCAAAAAGGCTTGAAAGGAATTCATTAGATCCTACGCACAGTtagttacacacacaaaagaaggcAGAGTTGTCATTTTATCACAGCGCACAGTGTAAATAAACACACAGTCTGCAACTGCTCAAATTCAGTTCCATTCCAATATTCTTTGTCGAACATGTTCAAGCCGTCACAGTGGTTGAAAAAATATGTTGCTGGGTATCAGTGAATTGACTTAAAGAAGTTTGCAACTGAAATGGATCGTCTCCTCTGcaaccacaaacaaacacgttCCACTGAAAGGTGAAAAAAAATTACTTTGTGAATGTTATTTCCACTGTATTGTGCAGATAATATTTATGGCTATTCGTTTTTTCTGTATTTTCACATAGCATAATCTCAAATCACCGCGCTTCGTACCTTAACACCAACAGCGTCTTAAGAAGAAATTCTCTCATTCACAAAGGTGAGCAGCATAAGGCCGCAGCTGCAGGTAGAGGGTCTGGCGCCGATCCAGTGTATTTTGCCACTCGTGCAGACAATGTCTCTCCCCCAGTGCAGATCTGTTTAGAGAAACAAGGCAGGAGCTTTGGATACACCACAAAGCTGGAGGCTATACTGATTTCGACTCAAAGCTAAACTGCACCGAGTGACGCAAGGGAAAGACTAAAGAGCTTCCTGTAGTCTACGAGAATCAGGCTAAATCTAAATGCGTCTTATTAAGTTATGATACAGGACCTCCGTGAAAGAGTCGCGAATAAGAtgttgttttctgttctgttctacgttaaaaatctaaaaccagatagactgctaacgttcccaAATTGTTTGTAGCCTACCATAcgtgttggtctgtctgtctgtctgtctgtctgtctgtctgtttgtctacttAAATGGCCACTGGTTCGACGTACTGTTAATGTGacgttttctcttttttttcaataaataaacgttgcaataacctacaattcttgtttttacatttagtcaagtgtgagtttgtagagcgattgagagtaaactactggaccgatctttatgaaattttacatgagagttcctgggtatgatatccccagacgattttttctttttttcgataattgtctttgatgacgtcatatccggctttttgtaaaagttgaggcggcactgtcacaccctcatttgtcaatcaaattgattgaaatttttgtaaagcaatcttcgacgaaggccggactttggtattgcatttcagcttggtggctaaaaaatgGTTAGTGTTGGTACAAACGGCGTTAGTACTCCACTACCAGTTTGGAAGACCAACAGAATTAAGGGCTAATCAATCCAATACGTTAACTCCTTGTCCACGTCATTCCTCGTGACGCACGTGATAAGCACACGGTGATGACGGCTGAACAGAAACCCAAACATCTTTGGTTTGTGAAGCCGTTCTTAACAAAGCCACTATAAATGTATATATAACCTTTATTCGCGACCTGTCCCGTTTCTTTTCACAACGGAGTCCTCTAACCACAAATTATCTGCAAATTGTATCATTGTCAACAGTGACGTTTCCCTTTCCCTTTCTATCCTTACAGACTGTGCTCCCTTTCACCATAGAGCTATATTagatctaatataggtccctgctttCACGGAGGTCTAACTGGTCCGTGGAATGTAAAAGAGAATGCTCAGAGATGCGCGAAGCCAGTGCTTGTCCACACAAATTAAGAAATATCGATCCTCTTTCCTGGCTGAGGAAGATCTTAAGATAGCGTTGTTCTGGTGGGAATGCTAACACTGATTGATAAGTTGTTCATCTTTTTCAGTCAGTGGCTTTGATTGGAGAGATGATAGAAGTGTTGCCGAGTCGATAATTATGCAGCtacatgtttttgtttggggAAGTAATTGATCACGAATCGAAGCTATTGTGTTTCTTTGATGCCGCACAAAAACGTCAAGCCGTTTCTGGTGGAATTGGTTTCCCTCGCTGGTTTGAAATTAGTTGTGTAAAGCATAGCTTGATTTCGAATTCaatgatttttttctccaaatttaATTACCTTTGTGTGTTCACAGAATAGAGTTTATGATTTGTCTGTAGTGTGACGGATTGTTTTTAGAAATAATGTTTCGGGGTTTGT is from Littorina saxatilis isolate snail1 linkage group LG5, US_GU_Lsax_2.0, whole genome shotgun sequence and encodes:
- the LOC138966526 gene encoding uncharacterized protein, which codes for MSAGDAYNSNNITSTLSPHFLSLLHRHCQEAGHLGNDASNWTVTATGPTGLTAADISSTEVAGDEEEDTDFGAVMYITAVLVFYSLGIVVMIIKYLQTERREMEEEMALESYLQGIPSKLIEQERQAVNRVAIQAFHTLTSGSKRHNQVLVAGAEVKVVRGSRSAADQDQSHTHGANTTLATSTTPDDSDSSDVEEGGAEGGEGGQSPRQLRRERSKHLPRVSLVFRDSRSSDRRKLHHDPARSVSGRSTADDSLIPGQRSPHSSHSRSSSPQPEENGQAGVCLDLPSDSCNLDTSLTDTPAEARSDSPRQNSGQNGNRVNSRKKSRRGASAGVRFEDETKPCKKKPVNKTRARPKGSRSSRGVWGGGNLKAPSKDSTAGSSQTIDESRHRQKESVNSLTEDVNKPVQTMAADSADIWRSNRRRDSAGKATSRKPQVKKTVSQNPVDVVSGANKTSDISSCIPHSTDTHSTHAAECHHKAATSAAGLENASGGSPTKVIAGNSNGRDHVTVMANPSGNVLPKRLLVSDV